Proteins encoded within one genomic window of Eurosta solidaginis isolate ZX-2024a chromosome 1, ASM4086904v1, whole genome shotgun sequence:
- the Sys1 gene encoding protein SYS1 homolog, with amino-acid sequence MKTGTFRNTQWDPLLLITQIISMQSCLYFTLGLLVFFANILAGDNYTLDNVFEYHEIHISNAGGRLIILAFVLNSFVASLALWCIVRRAKLCLDFSCTYHILHLLICWWYNSKFPSNISWWLLNAITTTIMCIGGEFLCLKSELKEIPVGYAALNQKSNV; translated from the exons ATGAAGACGGGTACGTTCCGTAATACCCAATGGGATCCCCTGTTACTCATCACACAAATAATCTCTATGCAATCATGCCTATACTTCACACTTGGTCTGCTAGTCTTCTTTGCTAACATATTAGCTGGCGACAACTATACATTGGATAATGTTTTTGAATATCAT GAAATACACATTTCAAATGCAGGTGGTCGGCTTATAATTCTAGCATTTGTGCTAAACTCGTTCGTTGCTTCCTTGGCCCTTTGGTGTATTGTACGGCGTGCCAAATTGTGCTTAGATTTTAG CTGCACATACCACATCCTACATTTGCTAATTTGTTGGTGGTATAATTCAAAGTTTCCCTCGAATATTAGTTGGTGGTTATTAAATGCAATAACAACGACTATAATGTGCATTGGAGGGGAGTTTTTATGTCTCAAATCGGAACTAAAAGAGATTCCAGTTGGATATGCGGCACTAAATCAAAAATCAAATGTTTAA